The following are encoded together in the Bacillus carboniphilus genome:
- a CDS encoding glycerophosphodiester phosphodiesterase family protein, whose translation MKRKIKRLLIFLFIFVVFIYLNNTSFFLQNSQKDSLLLAHRGMAQTFPMEGITGETCTAKIIYEPEHAFIENTISSMEAAFEAGADIVELDVHPTTDGEFAVFHDWTLECRTDGEGVTRDHTMEQLKQLDVGYGYTADNGETFPLRGQGVGMMPTLDEVLTYFPTQNFLIHIKSNDSEEGVQLAEYLSKYSNDRVKELTVYGGDAPIATLKETLPELRVMSKETLKSCALPYLGVGWTGYVPEACKNTQLHIPEKFAPLFWGYPAKFMSRMEKVKTRVVLVAGDGDWSEGFDQEVDIERIPEKFDGIIWTNRVDVIAPLFKE comes from the coding sequence GTGAAGCGAAAAATAAAACGTTTGCTGATATTCTTATTTATTTTTGTTGTATTCATTTATCTAAATAACACATCCTTTTTTCTACAAAACAGTCAAAAGGATTCATTGTTACTAGCACATCGAGGGATGGCTCAGACTTTTCCAATGGAAGGAATTACGGGCGAAACGTGTACTGCAAAAATCATATATGAACCGGAACACGCCTTTATAGAAAATACGATTTCCTCAATGGAAGCTGCATTTGAAGCAGGTGCGGATATCGTGGAATTAGATGTTCATCCTACAACGGATGGTGAATTTGCGGTTTTTCATGATTGGACATTGGAGTGTCGAACAGATGGTGAAGGTGTGACAAGAGATCATACGATGGAACAGCTTAAGCAGCTGGATGTGGGCTATGGTTACACAGCTGACAACGGTGAGACGTTTCCTCTTCGTGGTCAAGGGGTTGGAATGATGCCAACTTTAGATGAAGTGTTGACGTATTTTCCTACTCAAAACTTTCTGATCCATATAAAAAGTAATGATTCAGAAGAGGGAGTACAACTAGCGGAATACCTTTCGAAATATTCGAATGATAGAGTAAAAGAGCTAACCGTGTATGGTGGAGATGCTCCTATTGCTACCTTAAAAGAAACCCTGCCAGAACTCAGAGTTATGTCAAAAGAAACGTTGAAAAGCTGTGCTCTCCCATACTTAGGTGTGGGTTGGACAGGCTATGTACCAGAGGCTTGTAAAAATACACAATTGCATATACCGGAAAAATTTGCCCCTTTATTTTGGGGATATCCAGCCAAATTTATGTCTAGGATGGAAAAAGTAAAAACGAGAGTTGTTTTGGTGGCTGGAGATGGGGATTGGTCAGAAGGGTTTGATCAAGAAGTGGACATCGAACGAATTCCAGAAAAATTTGATGGTATCATTTGGACGAACCGGGTTGATGTTATAGCTCCATTATTTAAGGAATAG
- a CDS encoding MarR family winged helix-turn-helix transcriptional regulator, protein MDVLFKQKMLLIIRALYFCMEDNWSLLERKFQVTPAQQHILFLLSTNKSELTPTQISELGCWHISTVTRLLKPLKESGLVEVSVNKDRPRFKRVMLTDSGKKLIIQLMDEFKEMEQMPLQIGDLSEEELATFLEIGEKILGVHKGENFMNMLVQARVENYDYA, encoded by the coding sequence TTGGATGTACTGTTTAAACAAAAAATGCTCTTAATTATCAGGGCTCTCTATTTTTGTATGGAGGACAACTGGTCGTTACTAGAGCGAAAGTTTCAAGTTACACCAGCACAGCAACACATTTTATTTCTTTTATCAACGAATAAGAGTGAGTTGACACCTACGCAAATCAGTGAATTGGGGTGCTGGCATATCTCCACGGTTACAAGGCTGTTAAAACCATTGAAAGAGAGTGGTCTCGTCGAGGTTTCAGTTAACAAAGACCGTCCTCGTTTTAAAAGGGTTATGCTCACAGACAGTGGGAAAAAACTAATTATTCAGTTGATGGATGAATTTAAAGAAATGGAACAAATGCCGTTACAAATTGGAGACTTATCAGAGGAAGAGCTGGCTACATTTCTTGAAATTGGTGAAAAAATTCTAGGAGTTCATAAAGGAGAAAACTTTATGAACATGCTGGTACAAGCCAGGGTGGAAAACTATGATTATGCTTGA
- a CDS encoding LLM class flavin-dependent oxidoreductase, which yields MEIGLSTFVETTPDVHTGKVMSHAQRIREVVEEIVLADQVGLDIFGVGEHHREDYAASAPAVILAAAASQTSRIRLTSAVTVLSSADPVRVFQDFATLDAISNGRAEIMAGRGSFIESFPLFGYDLKDYDELFDEKLELLLEIQKSEKVTWRGGHRPAINNRGVYPRPVQDPLPIWIGSGGNAESVIRAGVLGLPLVLAIIGGRPIQFEPLVRLYKQAATQAGHDPSKLTVASHSHGFVAETTDLAADKFFPSTQQAMNKLGRERGWGHYDRDSFDFARSMEGALYVGDTDFVAEKIIYLRKHVGITRFMLHTPVGTMPHDDVMKSIELLGKEVAPKVRDEIARWEQEGNS from the coding sequence GTGGAAATAGGATTAAGCACTTTTGTTGAAACTACACCGGATGTTCATACAGGGAAGGTTATGAGCCACGCCCAACGGATTCGGGAAGTTGTGGAAGAAATTGTACTAGCTGACCAAGTAGGCTTAGATATATTTGGAGTAGGGGAGCATCACCGGGAAGATTACGCAGCATCAGCTCCGGCTGTTATTTTGGCTGCTGCCGCATCTCAGACGAGTAGAATTCGATTAACGAGTGCTGTAACGGTGCTTTCGTCCGCTGACCCTGTCCGCGTGTTTCAAGACTTCGCAACACTTGATGCGATTTCAAATGGAAGAGCAGAAATTATGGCTGGTCGAGGGTCTTTTATAGAGTCATTTCCTTTGTTTGGCTATGACTTAAAGGATTATGACGAGTTGTTCGATGAAAAACTAGAGCTTTTACTCGAAATTCAAAAATCAGAAAAAGTAACGTGGCGTGGTGGTCACCGACCAGCGATTAACAACCGTGGCGTTTACCCGAGACCTGTTCAAGATCCACTACCCATTTGGATTGGTAGTGGTGGGAATGCTGAGTCGGTCATTCGTGCTGGTGTACTTGGACTTCCGTTGGTCCTTGCTATTATTGGAGGGCGTCCGATCCAATTTGAGCCACTAGTTCGCCTTTATAAACAAGCTGCAACTCAGGCTGGTCATGACCCATCCAAACTAACAGTTGCTTCTCATTCACATGGCTTTGTAGCCGAAACAACAGATTTAGCTGCAGACAAGTTTTTCCCTTCAACGCAACAGGCTATGAACAAACTAGGTCGCGAACGAGGCTGGGGCCATTATGACCGTGATAGCTTTGACTTTGCCCGCAGTATGGAGGGTGCCTTATATGTAGGGGATACCGATTTTGTGGCTGAAAAAATCATTTACTTACGAAAGCATGTGGGGATTACTCGTTTTATGCTTCACACGCCAGTTGGTACAATGCCACATGATGATGTAATGAAGTCAATAGAATTACTAGGGAAAGAAGTAGCACCAAAGGTTCGAGATGAAATTGCGCGGTGGGAACAAGAAGGAAATAGCTAA
- a CDS encoding xanthine phosphoribosyltransferase: MELLQEKIKQNGKVLSENVLKVDSFLNHQVDPILMQAIGDEFADRFRDCGITKVLTLESSGIAPSMMTALNLGVPFVFARKRKSLTLVNDLITSEVYSFTKQETNTIAISKEFIGPSDRVLIIDDFLANGEAALGLLDLVQKAEAEAVGVGIVIEKSFQDGGKKLRNQGIQVESLAQIRSLQAGRVQFLEEVQHETTTA, encoded by the coding sequence TTGGAATTACTACAGGAGAAAATAAAGCAAAATGGAAAGGTTTTATCAGAGAACGTACTTAAAGTGGACTCATTTTTAAATCATCAAGTAGATCCTATCCTCATGCAGGCGATAGGAGATGAATTTGCAGACCGCTTCCGAGATTGCGGAATTACAAAGGTTCTAACACTAGAGTCTTCTGGAATTGCTCCATCCATGATGACAGCTTTAAACCTTGGTGTACCTTTTGTTTTTGCTCGAAAAAGAAAATCTCTAACTCTCGTAAACGACCTAATCACGAGTGAAGTTTACTCATTTACTAAACAAGAAACAAATACAATCGCAATCTCAAAAGAGTTTATCGGTCCAAGTGATCGGGTCCTGATTATTGATGACTTCCTAGCTAACGGTGAAGCTGCCCTTGGGTTACTAGACCTTGTTCAAAAAGCTGAGGCAGAAGCTGTGGGTGTTGGAATTGTAATCGAGAAATCCTTTCAAGATGGCGGGAAGAAATTACGAAATCAAGGGATTCAGGTTGAGTCACTAGCACAAATTCGTTCGTTACAAGCAGGAAGAGTTCAATTTTTGGAGGAGGTACAACATGAAACAACAACCGCTTAA